The Deltaproteobacteria bacterium genome includes a region encoding these proteins:
- the prsR gene encoding PEP-CTERM-box response regulator transcription factor: MPKLLIVEDDQDLRTQLRWALGHDYEILEAGDRPSALEILRRDRPPAVILDLGLPPAPDTVEEGFRALSEILAEDALVKVIVATGHGEKKHALRAIGQGAYDFLSKPIQVDELRTILSRAIHVYRLEREHRELQYRFDQESFEGMLGTSPQMQRVYTSVRKVATTDVPVLLMGENGTGKELVARAIHRQSSRRHHAFVAINCGAIPETLLESELFGHEKGAFTGAHIQRRGRIEKAHGGTLFLDEIGELSTALQVKLLRFLQEHTIERVGGRGEIVVDSRVIAATNADLKQAMKDGRFREDLYYRIGVVVISLPPLCDREGDILLLANHLLRRYAAESNRKITGFTTGAIRSLEAHRWPGNVRELENRIKRAVIMADGHKVTPEDLELTSPHAKYEGRGLREAREALERDLIRQALARNRGNMTKAAAQLRISRPTLYELMEKLGIQRRQ; this comes from the coding sequence ATCCCCAAGCTCCTCATCGTCGAAGACGACCAGGACCTCCGTACCCAACTGAGATGGGCTCTTGGGCACGACTACGAGATACTGGAGGCCGGCGACCGCCCCAGTGCCCTGGAGATTCTCAGACGAGACCGGCCACCTGCCGTGATCCTGGACCTCGGCCTGCCGCCGGCCCCCGACACCGTGGAAGAGGGCTTTCGGGCTCTGTCCGAGATACTTGCAGAGGATGCCCTGGTCAAGGTCATCGTTGCGACCGGTCACGGCGAAAAGAAGCACGCGCTCCGGGCGATCGGCCAGGGGGCCTATGATTTCCTCTCCAAGCCGATCCAGGTTGACGAGCTTAGGACAATCCTCTCCCGTGCGATCCACGTCTATCGACTCGAACGGGAGCACCGGGAGCTCCAATACCGCTTCGATCAAGAATCGTTTGAGGGAATGCTCGGAACCAGCCCCCAGATGCAGAGGGTATACACCTCGGTCCGTAAGGTGGCGACCACGGATGTTCCTGTTCTGCTCATGGGAGAGAATGGCACGGGCAAGGAGCTCGTGGCACGCGCCATCCACCGGCAGAGCTCCAGGAGGCACCACGCTTTTGTGGCGATCAACTGCGGTGCCATTCCTGAGACCTTGCTGGAGAGCGAGCTCTTCGGCCACGAAAAGGGGGCCTTCACCGGCGCCCACATCCAGCGGAGAGGGCGCATAGAGAAAGCCCACGGGGGGACACTCTTCCTGGATGAAATCGGCGAACTCTCCACGGCCCTCCAGGTAAAGCTCCTTCGATTCCTTCAAGAGCACACCATAGAGCGGGTAGGCGGAAGAGGAGAGATCGTGGTCGACTCCAGGGTGATCGCTGCCACAAACGCCGACCTCAAGCAAGCAATGAAGGACGGCCGTTTTCGAGAGGATCTCTACTACCGGATCGGCGTCGTCGTCATCTCCCTTCCTCCCCTCTGCGACCGTGAAGGAGATATCCTTCTGCTTGCAAATCATCTGCTCCGGCGGTATGCAGCCGAAAGTAACAGAAAGATCACAGGGTTCACCACAGGGGCGATTCGCTCCCTGGAGGCCCACAGATGGCCGGGCAATGTGCGGGAACTCGAAAACCGAATCAAGCGGGCTGTGATCATGGCAGACGGACACAAGGTAACACCCGAGGATCTGGAGCTGACCTCTCCCCATGCAAAATACGAGGGCCGAGGGCTCAGGGAAGCCCGGGAGGCTCTCGAAAGAGACCTCATCCGGCAGGCCCTGGCAAGAAACAGGGGTAACATGACCAAAGCCGCGGCCCAACTGCGCATCAGCCGGCCTACCCTTTACGAGCTCATGGAAAAGCTGGGAATCCAGAGAAGACAATGA
- a CDS encoding SIMPL domain-containing protein (The SIMPL domain is named for its presence in mouse protein SIMPL (signalling molecule that associates with mouse pelle-like kinase). Bacterial member BP26, from Brucella, was shown to assemble into a channel-like structure, while YggE from E. coli has been associated with resistance to oxidative stress.): MYKRFLCILCTVLAFTGSASMALAQGYPGPPAIEVVGRARIMAKPTVAALSFSVEVTRAKAQDAVNENAARTQRLLDALKKILTKSDRLRTSAYALSPVYKKGDRTRPAGYRARNTTTVETGDLDKLGRLIDEAAAAGATGLGGLTFRCDNEEELKTEAAARAVKQAIKTAGALAKAAGLTIQRILNISYGGSPRERSVYGNALAAARTQTPVQIGEIPIEATVTVVFKVE, from the coding sequence ATGTACAAGAGATTCCTCTGCATTCTCTGCACCGTTCTTGCTTTCACTGGTTCTGCCTCCATGGCCCTGGCCCAGGGCTACCCCGGACCGCCGGCCATCGAGGTCGTGGGCAGGGCGAGGATCATGGCAAAACCGACTGTTGCCGCCCTCTCTTTTTCTGTCGAAGTCACCCGGGCAAAGGCTCAGGACGCTGTCAACGAGAATGCAGCGCGGACCCAGAGACTGCTCGATGCATTGAAAAAAATCCTGACGAAAAGTGACAGGTTGAGGACATCGGCCTACGCCCTCTCACCGGTTTACAAGAAGGGAGACAGGACCCGCCCGGCAGGCTATCGGGCCAGAAACACCACGACAGTCGAAACAGGAGACCTCGACAAACTCGGAAGGCTTATTGACGAGGCCGCCGCTGCCGGGGCAACCGGCCTGGGGGGTCTGACATTCAGGTGTGACAATGAAGAGGAACTGAAAACAGAAGCGGCGGCCAGGGCCGTGAAACAGGCCATCAAGACCGCCGGTGCCCTGGCAAAGGCAGCCGGCCTGACCATCCAAAGAATCCTGAACATCAGCTACGGCGGCTCCCCCAGGGAGCGCTCGGTATACGGGAACGCCCTGGCGGCCGCAAGAACTCAAACTCCCGTTCAAATCGGGGAGATCCCCATCGAGGCTACCGTCACCGTGGTTTT
- a CDS encoding choice-of-anchor N protein, whose product MKSIAKLMAVGFFILGLAANASPFALEIGAFAGPGDTGTYADYFPSLTDPTETDTAIASGVGPILIGGIYNKNVTRLGSTGTGNDYSSFGLPTLFDTHGAILLASVPDGLGATASSSLTFGGISAFHWNADNSYFPNDHDPLKSAIADFLFYDIGEFAKAQATMPNFADETTFNKPGEIKELAIDTGGLDLDWIHLDVMAIKTKTRGKKILSTLVGNPGSKDLTWKPEGTSVPEPATLLLVGSGLLGLALFGRKKSQSRT is encoded by the coding sequence ATGAAGAGTATTGCAAAGCTGATGGCAGTAGGGTTTTTCATCCTCGGGCTGGCGGCAAATGCGAGTCCTTTTGCTCTGGAGATAGGTGCCTTCGCAGGCCCTGGAGACACCGGCACCTACGCGGACTATTTCCCGTCTTTGACCGATCCCACGGAAACCGATACTGCGATTGCCTCGGGGGTAGGACCGATCCTGATCGGCGGGATATACAACAAAAACGTCACCCGCCTGGGATCCACAGGCACCGGTAACGACTATTCCTCATTCGGGCTCCCCACCCTCTTCGATACCCACGGGGCCATCCTCCTCGCCTCTGTTCCAGACGGCTTGGGGGCTACGGCTTCTTCCTCTCTCACTTTCGGTGGAATCTCCGCCTTTCACTGGAACGCGGACAACTCATACTTCCCGAACGACCACGACCCGCTCAAGTCAGCCATCGCCGATTTCCTGTTTTACGACATCGGAGAGTTCGCCAAGGCCCAGGCTACCATGCCGAACTTTGCCGATGAGACCACCTTCAACAAACCCGGCGAAATAAAGGAGCTTGCAATCGACACGGGTGGACTCGACCTCGACTGGATCCACCTCGACGTAATGGCCATAAAGACAAAGACCAGGGGCAAGAAAATCCTTTCTACACTTGTGGGCAACCCCGGCTCCAAAGACCTCACCTGGAAACCGGAAGGCACGAGCGTCCCCGAGCCTGCTACCCTGCTTCTTGTCGGGTCCGGACTCCTGGGGCTGGCACTGTTTGGAAGAAAAAAGTCGCAATCAAGAACCTGA